AACCATGGATTGTCGACCGCGGAATGCCCGGGTACGAGGTCGAGCAGTACGTGCATGCCTAGTTCGTGCGCGCGCTCGAAGAGCCGCTGCAGGTCCGCGTTGCTGCCGTAGCGTTCCGCGGCTGTGTAGTAGTCGCGTACGTCGTAGCCGGCATCGTAGAACGACGAGTCGAAGCATGGGTTGATCCAGATCGCATTGCACCCCAGATCGTGCACGTATTGCAGTTTGTCGATGATGCCTTGGAAGTCACCGATGCCGTCGCCGTTCGAGTCGTTGAATGATTGCGGATAGATTTCATAAAAGATTGCGTTGTTGAGCCAGCTTGCCATAAATCCTCCTGTTTTCGCATCTTTGCTGTTGGTCTACCGATGTATCGCAACGTTGGAAACGTCGGTCACTGCTTTTCCGTCATTATAGCCCGTGAAGACACTTTTTAGGGGTGTATGGAATGCCAATGTTTGCAATACGTCAATCGATTGACGCGACACGCCGACGGATGGCACTGTGCACAAGGTTTCTCGAACCGGTTTGACAACTCTCGAACCGGTTTGATATCCTGTATACCAAGGACGGAGAGATTCCGACAACGCGAGTCGGGGATTCACCTTCCTTTATCACCTCATTGGGCAGGGCTGCTCGGTGAATAGTGGATAGAAAGGGATTGGAAAATGAGCAAGTTCTCTTCTTGGAAGAAGGCTGGCACCGCTATTGTTGCAACGCTGATGACCGTTGGCATGCTGGGAGCATGCGGATCGTCGTCCAGCTCCAGCGGCACCAAGATCACCATCTTCAACTCCAAGGTTGAAATCGAAAGCCAAATGGAAGACATGGCTGCGAAGTACTCCAAGGAAAAGGGTGTGGACGTTGAGGTCTACTACTCCAACGACACCGTCGCAGCGCATCTCGCCACCAAGTACGCATCCAAGGATCCGTACACCATCTCCATGGTCGACGCCAAGGACATCTACTCCTTGGCTGAAGAGCACGCCGTCGATCTGTCCGACCAGGATTGGGTCAAAGACACCGACTACGCCATCAGCATTAACGGCAAGACCTACGGCTTCCCGGTCTCCATCGAAGCCCGTGGCCTGATCTACAATGCTGACGCCATCAAGCAGGTCACCGGTAAGGAATTCAAGCCTGAGAACTACAAGACCCTTGACGAGTTCAAGGATCTCATCGACGAGCTCAAGGCCGGCGGCATGGAATCCCCGACCGGTGTCATGAAGGAAGACTGGTCCCTCGCCGCGCACTTCCTGCCAGAAGTCTACGAGGAGCAGGAAGATCCGGACGCCTTCTGCCATGAGCTCAAGGACGGCAAGGTTGACCTCAGCTCCAACGCCAAGTGGAACTCCCTGATGGACTTCTTCGACGTGATGAAAGACAACAACTACGCCAAGTCCTCCGCCATCTCCGCCGAGCGTGAGGTGACCGAGCAGAAGCTGGCTGAAGGTGAAATCGCCTTCATGTTCGGCGGCAACTGGGATTGGTCCGTGCTGAACCAGTACGATTACACCGAGAACATGGGTCTCATGCCGGTTCCGCAGAACACTGATGACGGCTCCAATGAGAAGCTCGTCGGCGGCGGCTCCAAGTACTTCTTCATCGACTCCTCCGACAACACCTCCGACGAACAGCGCCAGGCCGCCAAGGACTTCCTGAACTGGCTCGCCGAAGATAAGGCAGGCCAGGAGTTCATCTCCACTGATGCTGCTCTGATCTCCCCATTCAAGAACAACGAGATCGAAGCATCCGATCCGCTGGGCAAGTCCGTGAAGTCCTACGCTGACGCCGGCAAGCTGATCGACAACTACAACTACCTGCCTGACGACCACTTCTCTGTGCTCGGCGCCGCCTTCCAGAAGTGGCTCGCAGGTGAAGAGGACCGTGCAGGCCTCGCTCAGGACATCCAGGACTACTGGAAGACCGCTAAGTTCACCGGCGCAACCGCCTGAACTTCCAAATAATGCACCATGATGCAGGGTCCGCCGCTTCCTTCCTGCGGCGGACCTTACATCCCCGGCACGTATGGGATCCATCATGAAACAGAATAAGCTTTCCTATAAAATCGGCCAGTTTCTGATGTTCGGTGGTCCGGCGACGATTCTTTTCTTCGCCGTGGTGATCCTGCCGTTCTTCTATGGCCTCTATCTGACACTTACCAGCTGGGACGGCGTTTCGACAACGAAGCCGTTCGTCGGTCTCGAAAACTACAAGGCGGCTCTTGCCGACACCGCATATTGGCAGTCGCTTGGACGCACCTTCATCTACTCCGTCATCGCCGTCATCCTCACCAACATCGTCGCCTTTCTGCTGGCCTACCTCGTGACCAGCGGCATCAAGGGCCAGAACTTCTTCCGTGCGGGCTTCTTCATTCCGAACCTCATCGGCGGCATCGTTCTGGGCTACGTGTGGAAGTTCGTCTTCAACCGCGCATTCGTGGCCATCGCCGAAGTGGCGACGCAAACAGACCACGCATCGCTGCTCTCCACGCCAAACGGCGCAATGTTCTGCTTGATCCTCGTTTCGGTCTGGCAGTACGCAGGCTACATGATGCTGATTTACGTGGCAGGCTTCATGAGCGTTGACCAGAGCCTGAAGGAAGCGGCCATGATCGATGGCTGCAACAAGGGCAAGGCCATGTGGCACGTGGTCATCCCGCTGATGCGCTCCTCCTTCGTGCAGTGCATCTTCCTGAGCACCACCCGTTGCTTCATGGTGTACGACCTGAACCTTTCGCTTACCAAGGGCGAACCGTTCAACCAGTCGGTGCTCGCGGCAATGCACGTCTACAACCAGGCATTCGTTTACAAGAACTATGGCACCGGTCAGGCGGAGGCGTTGGTCCTCTTCATCGTCTGCGCAGTGATCGGCATGCTGCAGGTGTACTTCGGCAAGAAGGGTGAGGTGGCAGCATAATGAAGGGTCAAACCAGCACTCGCACCAAGGTTCTGCATGCACTGATGATCGTCGTTCTGACGATTCTGCTGCTGCTGTTCATCGCACCGTTCATTCTGGTCGTGATCAACGTCTTCAAGACCAAGGCGGACATCAACACCGCTCCGCTGGCACTGATCGGCAAGCACGGGTTCACCCTGGAGAACTTCCCCAGGGCAATGGACAAGATGAACTTCGTCACCGTGTTCGGCAACTCCGCGGTCATCACCATCAGCGCAACCATACTGACCATCCTGTTCTCCGCGATGTGCGCATACGTGATCGTGCGCAACCCCTCGTGGAAGTTCGGCGGCATGGTGTTCGCACTTATGGTGGCCTCCATGGTCATTCCGTTCCAGGTGCTCATGGTCCCGCTCGTGTCCGTCTACGGCGGCCTGCTTGACGTGTTGAACAGTCGTATCACGCTGATCCTCATGCACACCGGCTTCTCGGTCTCCCTGGCGGTGTTCATGTTCCACGGTGCGATCAAGACGAACATTCCGAACGAACTTGAGGAAGCGGCCAGCATCGACGGCTGTTCCAAGTGGCGCACCTTCTGGACGATCGTGTTCCCGCTGCTCAAGCCGACCGTCGCTACCGTCGCCATCATCGACGCCATGGCGTTCTGGAACGACTACCTGCTGCCGTCCCTGGTGCTGGGCCGTCGCGAACTGTACACCATCCCGATCGCAACCCAGATCTTCTACGGCACCTACTCCAACGATATCGGCCTGATCATGGCGGCCCTGCTGCTGGCCATGCTGCCGATCCTCATCCTGTACCTGTTCCTGCAGCGCTACATCGTCGAAGGCGTGACCTCCGGCGCAGTCAAGGGCTGATCGAACGGTACGGAATCCGCAATCATAACTGAACAGACTCACACAACCGGTCCGGATGCGAAGCGATAATCGCATCCGGGCTTTTCTTATGCGATATCGATTCTTATGCGATATCGATATTGAGATTGCCATCGCATGTTTCTGCTGTCTGACAGGACGTATTGATATGGTTGATTTCGCCGAAAGAATCGCTCGAATGCACTGGTGCAGTGTGTCCGGGCGATTTTCATATGTGCTGAATATCGTGTGACATTTCGAAACGAGCAACGAAATAGAAGCAAGAACGAGAAGCGACGATACAAAACAGGAAAAACAGGAATAGAAATAAGAGATGACTGAAGACAATCAACATAATGCAGGTGAGCAGCAGACTCCAATGCAGCCGCAGCCGCTGCCGGGCCAGGTGTTCGTGCGCCCCGGTATCGATGACCGTCCCGATTACGAAAAAACGCTGACCGAAGAGACCAAAGCGGCCCTGAAGCGCTTGGCCGTACAGCAGAATCCGCGCGTGCCCGAGGCTTCCAACGAGCGTCCGGAAGTGCAGCAGACCCTCATCAACACGGAAGGCGGCTCCCCGCTGACCGCGTTCGCCCATCTCGACGCCGCTGTGCCGAACCTCGAATCGTCGTTCCTTGACCTGCGCGATCCGATGACCGCGCCCGACGGCACCACGCCCACCAAACCGCAGGTGCATCGTCTCACCGCCGGCTTCGCGCTTGGTGCGCTGCTGTTCACCGCGCCGATGGCCGCGCTCAACTCTGTGCTCATTCCGCAGACCATCAGCCGTCTTTCCGGCACCGACCGCGTCACCGATCTGGCGCTGCTCAGCGTCGTCGGCACGTTGTTGACGTTCCTGATGAACGCGTGGATTTCCGTCGGATCCGACCATTCGTACTGCCCGCTGGGCCGCCGCACCCCGTGGATCATCGCCGGCACGGTGCTGACCGCCACGTCGGTGGCGATTCTTTCCGCATGCGATTTCATGCCGTTGGTCATCGTGTTCTGGCTGTTTACGCTGATCGGACATGCGATGGTATCGATGCCGCTGGCGGCCGCTTTCGGTGAGCGCGTGCCTGACAAGTTCCGTGATCGTGCGGACGCGTGGCGTGGCGTTGGCCAAGCGTTCGGCCAGGTGTTGGGCATTATCGCGGCCGTTTCGATTACGTGGGCTGCCGACGATTCCGGTTGGGATGGCACCACGCGTTTCGCCATGATGGTGTTTGCGTTGTGCCTGGTGGTGGCTGGTGTGGCTACGTTGCTGGTGTTGCCGTTTGAGGGTTCCAGCAGCTATTTGCCTCGTGAGGGTGTGAAGAAGGGCGATTATTTTTCGCAGTATCGTCCGCCGAAGGGCGCTCCGAAGTTCTTCATTGCGTTTGCCGCGCGCATGTTTGCCATCGCAGCCACTTCCGGCATTGCGATTTACCAGTGGTATCTTGCGCAGGATGGTTTGGGTGATGTTTCGCAGGTCACCATGTTTGGTTTGTCCGGAGCGGCTGCGGTTATGTCGATGATGGCCGTTGCCGCGTTCGTCGGCTCGCTGTTGGCTGCGCTGCTGCTTGGCCGCATCGCCCGCGCTTTCAAAGATTCCCGTATTCCCGCGATTGCCGCCTGCTTGTTATTTGTGGTTGCTGTGGTGCTTCCGTTGACGCCGATCGATAGTGCTATGGCGGTCGCGCTGTATGCGCTGTTTGCAGGTTTCGCGTATGTGGTGTATGACGGCGTGAGCCAAGGGTTGAATCTTGCGACGTTGCCGGATGTGCGTTCCGTTGGTCGTTCGTTGGCTGCGTTCAGTTTGGCGAATACGTTCGGTTCGTTGATTGGCGCTGTCGTTTGCGCGATTGCGATTGCGGTGACTGGCGAGTATCTGCTGATTTTCGCTGTTGCCGCCGGTTGCATGGCTGTTGCGGGCGTGCTGACGTTGCTGCTGAAATGATTTGGATGACCTGAGATAATCCGAAAAACGAATATCAAATTCAAAATTGCGCGTCCACATAGTGAACCTTTAGTAGAAAGGGTCTGTGGACGCGCTTATCTTTACGGCTTAGTTCGAGCGGATAATCCGCCGAATACAAGACTTTGCGAAAGGAGGTTCGCCACGATGAACGGAATGGTTGCACGCGTACTGCTGTCCGCACGAATTATTATTCCGCTTTCGTTGGCGGACTGATTCGAGCAATGCAGCTTCAATCCCTCGCCAACGGAGGCAGGGTTTGAGGCGCGCAAAACACACACGTTGATGGCCCTGCATGCTGCGGGGTCTTTTTGTTGCCGCCCACAAGGCGTAAGGCAACGAAATGAAGACTGCACACAAGAGAATAGAAGAAAGACGTTATCGGCGCATGTTGGGAGCCGGCAACGCATGACAGACGTAACAGGAGTAATCCAATGAGTGCAGTCGAAGCAGCCGCTGGCAAAGCGCAGGCAATGGTGCGCGATTCGGTGAAAACCGTTATCGCCGCTTCCATGGTCGGCACCGCCATTGAGTTCTACGACTTCTACGCATACGGCACCGCCGCTGCGAACTATTTCCCGAAGGTGTTCTTCGGAGACACCACCAATCCGACTGTCGCACTGCTGGCCAGCCTGCTGACCTTCGCCATCGCGTTCATCGCACGCCCGCTCGGATCCTTGGTGTTCGGCCATTTCGGCGACCGCATGGGCCGCAAGACCACGCTGGTGGTTTCGCTGTTGACCATGGGCATCGCCACGTTCCTGATCGGCTGCCTGCCGACTTACAGCCAGTGGGGCATTGTGGCTGTCGCCGCGCTGTGCCTGTGCCGTTTCGTGCAGGGCATCGGTCTGGGCGGCGAATGGTCGGGTGCCGCTTTGGTGGCCACCGAGAACGCTCCGGAAGACAAGCGCGCGCTGTATGGCTCCTTCCCGGAATTGGGCGCTCCGATCGGTTTCTTCCTGTCGAACGGTACCTACTTCCTGTTGGAAACGTTCAACGATGACGATGCGATGCTGGCATGGGGCTGGCGTGTGCCGTTCCTGCTGTCCGCAGTGCTGGTGATCGTCGGCCTCGTCGTGCGCGTGCAGATGGAGGAGACCCCGATCTTCCGCATGGCCCAGGAGCAGAAGAAGGTCGTCAAGTCCCCGTTGACCGAAGTGTTCAAGAAGAGCTGGAAGGAAGTCATCCAAGCCACGTTCCTGGTGGCCGTCACCTACACGCTGTTCTACACGCTGGCAACCTGGTCCCTCGCTTGGGGCACCAAAACCGTCGAGCAGGGCGGCGGAGACCTTGGTTTCACCAATCGTGAATACCTGCTCATGCTGATGCTTGCCATCTGCGTGTTCGCCGCGTTCATCGTCATTTCCTGCGTGAACGCCGATAAATTCGGCCGCAAGCGCGTGATCGTCATCTCGTCCTGCTGCCTCGTGGCATTCGCGCTGCTCTTCCCGTTCCTGCTTGATCCGTCGGTCGTCGGCCAGCGTAACTTCGCCGCCAACCTGCTGTTCCTATGCATCGGCTTCGCGTTGATGGGCACCGCATTCGGTCCGATCGGCGCGTTCCTGCCGGAGCTGTTCGACGCCAACGTGCGTTATTCCGGCTCCGGCATCGGCTACAACCTGGCCGCCATCGTCGGCGCGGCATTCGTGCCGACCATCGCCACTTGGCTGTCCCACCACTGGGGTGTGCACTCCGTCGGTCTGTACCTCGGCGTGATGGCCGTGTGCTGCCTTGTTGCGGTGCTGAGCTGCAAGGAGACTAAGGATGTTGATTTCACCAAGTGATCAATCGCCAAGTGCCGTTTGACCGGCTATTCAGCGACGTGTCAAGATGACATCGACGGAAGCCTTACTAAAAACGTTTGACGCGAATATAACCACTATGTGAACGTCAGCAACCAATATAAAGAAAGCGGGACTAAAACAGTTCCGCAGGAGAGGCGGGGTGGTTCCTCGGACACAATCCGGGGGGAGTAATCTCCTAGGAACCATCGCCCGCTGTGAACAACCGAAACAAGAATTAAATATCGCGAGTTTGTTCGGGAATGCAAGTCCCGAATCGCTATAAAAAGAAAAATAAAGGAGCGCCTATTATGGCAGCAACTATCTGGTACGAGAAGGATGCCGATCTGTCCGTGTTCGATGGCAAGAAGGTGGCCATCCTCGGTTACGGTTCCCAGGGTCACGCCCACGCGCTGAACCTGCGCGATTCCGGTGTGGATGTCGTCGTCGGCCTGCGTCCTACCTCTAAGTCCGTGGAATACGCCAAGGAGCAGGGCCTCGAGGTCAAGCCTGTTGCCGAGGCCGTTGCCGAAGCCGACGTTGTGATGATCCTGCTGCCTGACCAGTACCAGGCCGCCGTGTACAAGAAGGACGTTGAGCCGAACCTGAAGCCGGGCGCTGCTCTGGCTTTCGCTCACGGCTTCAACATCCACTACGGCTACATCAAGCCGTCCGAGGATCATCCGGTGTTCATGGTCGCCCCGAAGGGCCCGGGCCACATCGTTCGTCGTGAGTACGCCGCCGGCCGTGGCGTTCCGGTCGTTGTGGCTGTGGAGCAGGATCCGGATGGCAAGACCTGGCCGCTGTGCCTGGCTTACGCCAAGGCTCTGGGCGCTCTGCGCGCAGGCGCCATCAAGACCACCTTCACCGAGGAGACCGAAACCGATCTGTTCGGTGAGCAGGACGTGCTCATGGGTGGCATCAACCACCTGTGCGATATGGGCTTCGATGTGCTGACCGAGGCTGGCTACCAGCCGGAGATCGCCTACTTCGAGGTGTTCCACGAGCTGAAGATGCTGGTGGATCTGGCCAACGAGGGTGGTCTGAACAAGGCTCGCTGGAGCTGCTCCGACACCGCTCAGTACGGCGATTACACCTCCACCGTCATCACTGAAGAGACCAAGAAGCGCATGCAGTACCAGCTCAAGCGCATTCAGGACGGCTCCTTCGCCAAGGAGTTCATGGATGATCAGGCCGCGGGCGCTCCGAAGTTCAAGGAGCTGCAGGAAGAGTACAGCCACCCGCACCTGGAGACCGTTGGTCCGAAGCTGCGCGCCATGTTCTCTTGGAACAACCAGACGGACGCCGATGCCGATATGGCCGAGTCCTTCAACGGCAAGATCGCTCGTACCCAGGTTCAGTGATTTCGCTGTAGCGGCTGCATGTTAAGGGCCGATGAATAACGTAGTAGCGCAATACACGCGAAACGTGTTGGAAGCCACCGTCTCACCGCGGTGGCTTCTTTTTTGTTGCTGTGTTGTTTTATGACTGGGATATTTCGTATGCGGGATCGCAGTACTGATTGTCGGGAGAGCCGCACGGCTAGGCGGTGGCCCACTTTGTGGACTCAATGCTTATTTAGGAAGGGACGGGAGTAGGATAGACCCCAGTTTGCAGGACAAAATCCATGCACAAAAACACGCGAATTCATCTGCGAATGGTAGAAACCCGAGCGCCGGGAGGCGTTCACCCCACTACATAAAAAGGAGTGCCAAGTACAATGGCTGCACAAATCTGGTACGAGAACGACGGCGATCTCTCGGTCCTCGAAGGTAAGAAGGTTGCCATCATCGGTTACGGTTCCCAGGGTCATGCTCACGCTCTGAACCTGCGCGATTCCGGTGTGGACGTCGTCGTTGGCCTGCGTCCGACCTCCAAGTCCGTCGAGCACGCCAAGGAGCAGGGTCTGGAAGTCAAGTCCGTTCCGGAAGCTGCTGCTGAGGCCGATATCATCATGATTCTGGCTCCGGATCAGTACCAGCGCACCATCTGGGCCAATGACATCGAGCCGAACATCAAGCCGGGTGCAGCTGTTGCTTTCGCTCACGGCTTCAACATCCACTACGGCTACATCAAGCCGTCCGAGGATCATCCGGTGTTCATGGTCGCCCCGAAGGGCCCGGGCCACATCGTGCGTCGTGAGTACGCCAACGGCCGTGGCGTTCCGGTCGTCGTGGCCGTGGAGCAGGATCCGCGCGGCGACGCTTGGGACATCACCCTGGCTTACGCCAAGGCTCTGGGCGCTCTGCGTGCAGGCGCCATCAAGACCACCTTCACCGAGGAGACCGAGACCGATCTGTTCGGCGAGCAGAATGTGCTCATGGGCGGCGTGAACAAGCTTGTTGAAATGGGCTTCGAGGTCCTCACCGACGCCGGCTACCAGCCTGAAATCGCCTACTTCGAGGTCTGCCACGAGTTGAAGATGCTCGTCGACCTCATGAACGAGGGTGGTCTGAACAAGGCTCGCTGGTCCTGCTCCGACACCGCCCAGTACGGCGACTACACCAACACCTGCATCGACGAGCACGTGCGTGAGCGCATGCAGTACCACCTGCAGCGCATCCAGGACGGCTCCTTCGCCAAGGAGTTCATCGAGGACCAGGACGCTGGCGCTCCGAAGTTCAAGGCTCTGCAGGAAGAGTACGGCAACGTCCGCATCGAGACCGTCGGTCCGAAGCTGCGCGCCATGTTCTCCTGGAACAACGGCAAGGATGACGACGCTGATATGGCCACCTTCACCGGCAAGATCGCCCGTGGCTGATGTGGCTCATTCGGCTAATCGCTGAGTCTTTTACAAGACCGCTGCCCTTACGGGTGGCGGTCTTTTTTGTATGTTCTGTCGCATATTGTTCTAGGATAGATATGTACGGTTTCTTACGGTTTTTCTATAGGAAGAGATGTCATGGTCACTGCGACTGGTCCCGCACCTGGTTCTGAAATGACAACGTCGGCTGAACCTACCGAAGACCGTAGCACGTCAGGAGTTCTGCACGTCGCCGCGATTTTCGCCTCGCATATGGTGTTGCAGCGTAACAAGCCCATCGCCGTGTTCGGCGCGCTTGATGCCGATTGCGCCGGACTTGAGGTTTCCGCGGAAATCCGCGATTTCGATGGTTCCGTGATCGTGCAGGCGCATGCGTACGCCTCCAAAGAGATCAAGAACGGTTTTTCACCGTGGCGCGTCATGCTGCCGGCACAGCCCGAAGGTGGCCCTTACACGTTGCGCGTCACCGCAGGCAACGATTTCATCGAATATTATGACGTGCTTATCGGCGAAGTATGGCTGGCCGGCGGTCAAAGCAATATGGAACTTGAATTGCGCAACAGTGAAGACGCCGAGGAAGCCCTCGATAACTGTGCCGATCCGTTACTGCGCTTCTACAATGTGCCGAAAACCGGTGTGATCAATCGCAACGCCGAACATGCGGCAAGCTGGCAGGAATCATCGCCTGAAAATAGTGGCGTAATGAGTGCGGTAGCGTACTATTTTGCGCGAAAACTGCGTGATGAACTTGATTCCGACCTTCCGATCGGCATTATCGACTGCTATATCGGGGGTACGTCGATCAGTTGCTGGACGAGCGAAGATGCACTGAATTCCAGCGAATCCGGGCGCGGCTATCTTGCGCGC
This window of the Bifidobacterium pseudocatenulatum DSM 20438 = JCM 1200 = LMG 10505 genome carries:
- a CDS encoding ABC transporter substrate-binding protein; its protein translation is MSKFSSWKKAGTAIVATLMTVGMLGACGSSSSSSGTKITIFNSKVEIESQMEDMAAKYSKEKGVDVEVYYSNDTVAAHLATKYASKDPYTISMVDAKDIYSLAEEHAVDLSDQDWVKDTDYAISINGKTYGFPVSIEARGLIYNADAIKQVTGKEFKPENYKTLDEFKDLIDELKAGGMESPTGVMKEDWSLAAHFLPEVYEEQEDPDAFCHELKDGKVDLSSNAKWNSLMDFFDVMKDNNYAKSSAISAEREVTEQKLAEGEIAFMFGGNWDWSVLNQYDYTENMGLMPVPQNTDDGSNEKLVGGGSKYFFIDSSDNTSDEQRQAAKDFLNWLAEDKAGQEFISTDAALISPFKNNEIEASDPLGKSVKSYADAGKLIDNYNYLPDDHFSVLGAAFQKWLAGEEDRAGLAQDIQDYWKTAKFTGATA
- a CDS encoding carbohydrate ABC transporter permease, with the translated sequence MKQNKLSYKIGQFLMFGGPATILFFAVVILPFFYGLYLTLTSWDGVSTTKPFVGLENYKAALADTAYWQSLGRTFIYSVIAVILTNIVAFLLAYLVTSGIKGQNFFRAGFFIPNLIGGIVLGYVWKFVFNRAFVAIAEVATQTDHASLLSTPNGAMFCLILVSVWQYAGYMMLIYVAGFMSVDQSLKEAAMIDGCNKGKAMWHVVIPLMRSSFVQCIFLSTTRCFMVYDLNLSLTKGEPFNQSVLAAMHVYNQAFVYKNYGTGQAEALVLFIVCAVIGMLQVYFGKKGEVAA
- a CDS encoding carbohydrate ABC transporter permease, whose translation is MKGQTSTRTKVLHALMIVVLTILLLLFIAPFILVVINVFKTKADINTAPLALIGKHGFTLENFPRAMDKMNFVTVFGNSAVITISATILTILFSAMCAYVIVRNPSWKFGGMVFALMVASMVIPFQVLMVPLVSVYGGLLDVLNSRITLILMHTGFSVSLAVFMFHGAIKTNIPNELEEAASIDGCSKWRTFWTIVFPLLKPTVATVAIIDAMAFWNDYLLPSLVLGRRELYTIPIATQIFYGTYSNDIGLIMAALLLAMLPILILYLFLQRYIVEGVTSGAVKG
- a CDS encoding MFS transporter, whose product is MTEDNQHNAGEQQTPMQPQPLPGQVFVRPGIDDRPDYEKTLTEETKAALKRLAVQQNPRVPEASNERPEVQQTLINTEGGSPLTAFAHLDAAVPNLESSFLDLRDPMTAPDGTTPTKPQVHRLTAGFALGALLFTAPMAALNSVLIPQTISRLSGTDRVTDLALLSVVGTLLTFLMNAWISVGSDHSYCPLGRRTPWIIAGTVLTATSVAILSACDFMPLVIVFWLFTLIGHAMVSMPLAAAFGERVPDKFRDRADAWRGVGQAFGQVLGIIAAVSITWAADDSGWDGTTRFAMMVFALCLVVAGVATLLVLPFEGSSSYLPREGVKKGDYFSQYRPPKGAPKFFIAFAARMFAIAATSGIAIYQWYLAQDGLGDVSQVTMFGLSGAAAVMSMMAVAAFVGSLLAALLLGRIARAFKDSRIPAIAACLLFVVAVVLPLTPIDSAMAVALYALFAGFAYVVYDGVSQGLNLATLPDVRSVGRSLAAFSLANTFGSLIGAVVCAIAIAVTGEYLLIFAVAAGCMAVAGVLTLLLK
- a CDS encoding MFS transporter — protein: MSAVEAAAGKAQAMVRDSVKTVIAASMVGTAIEFYDFYAYGTAAANYFPKVFFGDTTNPTVALLASLLTFAIAFIARPLGSLVFGHFGDRMGRKTTLVVSLLTMGIATFLIGCLPTYSQWGIVAVAALCLCRFVQGIGLGGEWSGAALVATENAPEDKRALYGSFPELGAPIGFFLSNGTYFLLETFNDDDAMLAWGWRVPFLLSAVLVIVGLVVRVQMEETPIFRMAQEQKKVVKSPLTEVFKKSWKEVIQATFLVAVTYTLFYTLATWSLAWGTKTVEQGGGDLGFTNREYLLMLMLAICVFAAFIVISCVNADKFGRKRVIVISSCCLVAFALLFPFLLDPSVVGQRNFAANLLFLCIGFALMGTAFGPIGAFLPELFDANVRYSGSGIGYNLAAIVGAAFVPTIATWLSHHWGVHSVGLYLGVMAVCCLVAVLSCKETKDVDFTK
- the ilvC gene encoding ketol-acid reductoisomerase; the protein is MAATIWYEKDADLSVFDGKKVAILGYGSQGHAHALNLRDSGVDVVVGLRPTSKSVEYAKEQGLEVKPVAEAVAEADVVMILLPDQYQAAVYKKDVEPNLKPGAALAFAHGFNIHYGYIKPSEDHPVFMVAPKGPGHIVRREYAAGRGVPVVVAVEQDPDGKTWPLCLAYAKALGALRAGAIKTTFTEETETDLFGEQDVLMGGINHLCDMGFDVLTEAGYQPEIAYFEVFHELKMLVDLANEGGLNKARWSCSDTAQYGDYTSTVITEETKKRMQYQLKRIQDGSFAKEFMDDQAAGAPKFKELQEEYSHPHLETVGPKLRAMFSWNNQTDADADMAESFNGKIARTQVQ
- the ilvC gene encoding ketol-acid reductoisomerase, translated to MAAQIWYENDGDLSVLEGKKVAIIGYGSQGHAHALNLRDSGVDVVVGLRPTSKSVEHAKEQGLEVKSVPEAAAEADIIMILAPDQYQRTIWANDIEPNIKPGAAVAFAHGFNIHYGYIKPSEDHPVFMVAPKGPGHIVRREYANGRGVPVVVAVEQDPRGDAWDITLAYAKALGALRAGAIKTTFTEETETDLFGEQNVLMGGVNKLVEMGFEVLTDAGYQPEIAYFEVCHELKMLVDLMNEGGLNKARWSCSDTAQYGDYTNTCIDEHVRERMQYHLQRIQDGSFAKEFIEDQDAGAPKFKALQEEYGNVRIETVGPKLRAMFSWNNGKDDDADMATFTGKIARG